A segment of the Aliidongia dinghuensis genome:
GCGGCGTTGCTGCTCTATCGGCCGCTGTCATCGGCGGTCGAGGCGCCGGCGGGCGCGGCCGCCCCGGCACCGCTCGGCCCGTCGAGACGGATCGTCTATGGCCTGATGGCGCTGTTCTCGATCGACGCGTTCGGCGGCGGCTTCGTCGTGCAGTCGCTCCTTGCGCTGTGGCTGTTCCAGAACTTCGGCATCTCGGTCGCGGCGGCCGCGGCGATCCTGTTCTGGTCGAGCCTGCTCTCGGCCGCGTCGTACCTCGCCGCGGTGCCGATCGCCGAGCGCTTCGGCCTCATCAACACGATGGTGTTCACCCATCTGCCGGCGAACTTCTGCCTGATGCTGGTGCCGTTCGCGCCGAGCCTGCCGGTCGCGATCGGCCTCTTGCTCGTGCGCGCAGCGCTCTCCCAGATGGACGTGCCGACGCGGACCTCCTACGTCATGGCCGTCGTGACGCCGGCCGAACGGCCGGCCGCCGCCAGCATCACGGCCGTGCCGCGCAGCCTTGCCGCAGCACTGAGCCCGCTCGCGTCCGGCTACCTCCTGGCGCTCACCAGCTTCGGCTGGCCGCTCGTCATCGGCGGCGCGCTCAAGGCCGCCTACGACCTCTTGCTGCTGATGCGGTTCCGCGCCGTTCGCCCGCCGGAGGAGGCCCAGCGTCGCCCCTAGTGGTGAACCGGCGCCAACGCCTTGAAAACGTGGCGCATGGGGTGGCATCGCCGGTTCGTTCGTGCTGACATGTCGGGCATAGAGCGATCCATTGCCCCCGAGGGCTCATGTCCGCCGACAAGAATACCAAGATCGAAACGCGCCTCGTCCATGCCGGGCGCGCGCCGCACCAGAATCACGGCGTGGTCAACCCGCCGATCTACCACGCCTCGACCATCCTGCAACCGACGCTCGACGCCTGGGACGCGGTGCGCGATCCCGGCTACGCCGGCTACAGCTATGGCCGGTTCGGCACGCCGACGAGCCGGTCGCTCGAAGGCGCCGTGGCCGAGCTTTACGGCGCCGACGAGGCCGTCGCAGTCTCGTCGGGCCTGGCCGCCATCTCGGTCGGGCTCATGACGCTCACCAAGGCGGGCGACCATATCCTCGTCACCGACAGCGCCTATTACCCGTGCCGCAAGATCTGCAACGGCGTGCTCAAGAAATACGGCGTCGAGACGACCTACTACGACCCGACGATCGGCGCCGGCATTGCAGCGCTCATCCGCCCCGAGACCAGCCTGATCGTCACCGAGTCACCCGGATCGGTCACGTTCGAGGTGCAGGACATTCCGGCGATCGTCGCTGCGGCGCACGCGCGGGGCGTCAAGGTCATGGCCGACAACACCTGGGCGACCGCGCTCTATTTTAACCCGTTCGATCATGGCGCCGATCTCGTGGTCGAGGCGGCGACGAAATATATCGGCGGCCATTCCGACGTGATGATGGGCCTGGTGCTGAGCCGCGGCCCGAATGCGCGCGCCGCGCGATCGACGGCGAACGCGCTCGGCCATTGTTCGGGCGCCGACGATCTCTATCTGGCCCAGCGCGGGCTGCGCACTCTGGCGGTCCGGCTCGCGCGCTGCCAGGAGACCGGCCTCACGCTCGCCCGCTGGCTCAAGGCCCGGCCCGAGGTCGCGCGCGTGCTGCATCCGGCCCTGCCCGGCGATCCGGGCCATGCGATCTGGCAGCGCGACTTCCGCGGCGCCTCGGGCCTGTTCTCCTTCGTGCTCCATCCGGTCGAGCGGCCGGCCCTGGCCCGCTTCCTCGACGGGCTCATGCTCTTCGGCATGGGCGCCAGCTGGGGCGGCTACGAGAGCCTGATCATGCCCAATGATCCGCGCGCGATCCGCACGGCGACCCGCTGGACCGACCCGGGCCCGCTCCTGCGCATCCATGCCGGACTCGAGGATCCGGCCGACCTGATCGCGGACCTCGAGGCCGGCTTCGAGCGGCTGGCGGCGGCCGGCCGCTGACCCTACATAAACCGTTGAACGATCGAGAGCGGCAACGAACCGCGCGGCAAAGATGGAGGGAACCTGATGGCTTCGACATCGAGATGGATCGTGCTGGCGGCGATCGTCGGATTCACCGCCGGCGGCGCCTTCGCCCAGACGACATCGAGCCCGACGCCGCACAAGCATAGCGCCCAACCGCAGGATCAAGTGCAGCTGGGGACGCCCACGTCCGACGACACGACACTACCTGGCACCGGCGCCGCCGACTTGCGCCGAAGCCCGATCGTCGGTGGCAAGAACCTGCAGCCGCGCCCGAACGGGCCGCCCACCCAGCAGGAAAACCAGCAGATCAACCAGTTGCTGCAGCAGACGCCGCCGGACTCGAAGGCGAACGGCCCGATCGTCCAGCCCCGCGACCTGTTCGGCAACCCGCTCGGCGGCAGCCCGACGATCGACCAGAAGAAGCCGTAGACCTTCGGCCGTCGCCTTCCCTGGGCCGTGGGTGTTGGGACGTCCCATCCCCCGAAAGATGGCGCCGCGCCCTTGATCCGACGGGCTGCGGCGCCACCTACCGTTCGGCAATTCGCCCGAAAGGACTGATGTTGGACGCCTCTTCGCCCGCCGTGCCGCGTCGTCGCGGCAGCCTGGCCACGCTCGGCACGCTCGCCCCCTATCTCTGGCCGCCGGGCGAATGGGGCCTCCGCTTCCGCGTGATCCTCGCGGTCTGCTGCCTCGTCGTCGCCAAGATCGCGAACGTCTTTGTCCCGATCCTCTACAAGCGCGCCGTTGACGCGCTGGGTGGCGGTGGCAACGCCACGACGGCGGCGCTCGTCGCGGTGCCGCTCAGCCTGATCCTGGCCTACGGCTCGGCGCGCGTGCTGTCGCTCATCTTCTCGGAGCTGCGCGATGCGGTCTTCGCCCGGGTCGCCCAGCGTGCGATCCGGACCTTGGGTCTCGAGGTGTTCCGCCATCTCCACGCGCTGTCGCTGCGCTTCCACCTGGCGCGGCAGACCGGCGGCCTCACCCGCTCGATCGAGCGCGGCACCAAGGGCATCGAGACGCTGCTGCAGTACATGCTGTTCAACATCCTGCCGACCCTGTTCGAGATCGGCCTGGTGTGCGTCATCCTGTGGCGGCTGTTCGACTGGCGCTTCGCGCTCGCCACTTTCGTCACCGTCTCCCTCTACATGGCCTACACCCTCGTCATCACCGAGTGGCGCACCAAGTACCGGCGCCAGATGAACGAGGTCGATTCCGAGGCGAACACCAAGGCGATCGACAGCCTGTTGAACTACGAGACGGTCAAGTATTTCGGCAACGAGGAGCACGAGGCAGCCCGGTTCGACGGCGCCTTGAAGCGCTACGAGCGCGCCGCGGTCAAGAGCCAGGTCTCGCTCTCGATCCTCAACATCGGCCAGGCGGCGATCATCTCGGTGGGTCTGACGGTGGTCATGTACCTGGCCGGCGCCGGCATCGTCGCGCACCGCATGACCTTGGGCGACTTCGTGCTGGTCAACACCTATCTGGTGCAGCTCTATCAGCCCTTGAACTTCTTCGGCTTCATCTATCGCGAGATCAAGCAGGCCTTGATCGACATGGAGCGCATGTTCGAGCTCATGTCGGTCGAGCGCGAGATCGCCGACCGGCCGGGCGCCGAGCCGCTCGCGATCGCAGGCGCCACACTCGAGTTCCGCAACGTGCGGTTCGGCTACGACCCGCGGCGCGAGATCCTGAAGGGCGTCAGCTTCGTGGTGCCCGCAGGCCACACGGTCGCGGTGGTCGGCTCGTCCGGCGCCGGCAAATCGACCTTGAGCCGCCTGCTCTTCCGCTTCTACGACATCGATGAGGGGCAGATCCTGATCGACGGTCAGGACATCCGCGACGTGACCCAGAAGAGCCTGCGCGCGGCCTTGGGCATCGTTCCGCAGGATACGGTGCTGTTCAACGACACGATCACCTACAACATCGCCTATGGCCACCCCGGCGCCGGCACCGCCGAGATCGAGCAGGCGGCGCGCATGGCGCATATCCACGACTTCATCCTGGCCATGCCCGACCAGTACAAGACCATCGTCGGCGAGCGCGGGCTCAAGCTGTCGGGCGGCGAGAAGCAGCGCGTCGCGATCGCGCGCACCATCCTCAAGGACCCGGCCATCCTGCTGTTCGACGAGGCGACGAGCGCGCTCGACACCAATACCGAGCGCGAGATCCAGGCCAACCTGCGGGAGGTGAGCCGCGGGCGCACCACGCTCGTCATCGCCCATCGGCTCTCGACCATCATCGATGCCGACGAGATCATCGTGCTCGAGGCGGGCCGCATCGCCGAGCGCGGCCGACACCACGAGCTGATCGCGGCCCAAGGCCGCTATGCCGAGATGTGGCGCAAGCAGCAGGAGGCGGCCGAGGCCGGTCAGCCGATCGAAGTGCCGCCGCCGTTCTTTCAGCCGGCGTGAAAATTCTCGCGTTAAAATAGTACCATGAGATAATATGCAGCCTGAAATTGGAGGCGCGACAGCTCATGGCCAGCGAACAACGCTATCTGATCCTCCCGAAGCAAGGCTTCTACGCTCCCCAGGTCGGCACGGTAATCGTCGAACCAAACGCCGGCGGCACGATCCAACGATTGTCGCGAACTCACGTCGTCGACGAAGGTAGGCCCCTGGAGATCAAGGTCGTCGATCGGATAGGGAAAAACGGCCCCGCGGTCGCGGCGCTCGATCCCCAGGATCTGACATGGCTGAGACGGGAGGCGCGCGATATTCGCGTATTGCCGAATCGCAAATATCACCGAGCAATAAGGCCTTTGGCGCGCGCCAGCTATCGTGCCCTGTCGCTCAGAAGCGGTTCGGCCATTCAAACCCGGATTTTCGTCAAGGAGCGCGGAACCGGCAGGCCGCTGCAGGACGTCACAGTGATCGCGATCGTCGATCGTGCGACGAACGCAGGCGTACGGCGGCGAACGGGAGCCACCGGTCAAGCGACGATCACCTTGCCAGGCTCCACGGTGATCGAGCAGCTGTTCATATACCCACCCGCCGGCTTTTGGGGATTCCATGCCCAAAACCACGATTTGAAGCCGGGAGAAGTTTTCGAGCTCGATCCCCTTGAGATCGACTATCGCGATTTTCTCAAACGTTCCTTTCCAATGCCCGCACCGGAGAACGGGGGCGGGGTCAAAGTCGGCGTCATTGATACCGGAATAGATCTCGACCATCCCGACATTGTCGTCTCGGGAGGCTGCAACTTCGTCCTTGGCGAGGATATGAATGACTTCGGGCCAGCGGATGGGCACGGCACTCATGTCGCGGGCATCATCGCGGGCAAGCGCACGGGCCTGGCGCCGAAAGCGGAAATATATAGCTACCGCGTCTTTCCCTACGGCGGCGGCCCGGCCGATACAGTGGCGATTTCCAAAGCGATCGATCGGGCGATTGCCGATGGTTGCGATTTCATCAATCTCAGCTTGGGCGGCGGGGTTAAGGACGATGCCCTCAACGAAGCGATCGGCGCTGCCTTCGAGCAAGGCTGCGTGTGCATTGCCGCCGCGGGCAATTCCGGACGCTCCCCAGTCGGGTATCCGGCCTGGATCAAACGTTCATTGGCCGTATCGGCGATCGGTCACTGCGATACCTTTCCGAAAGATTCCGTCGAAGCTGGCGATATTGCGGATCCCCGATCGGCGAATGATCCGGGCATCTTTGTTGCGGGCTTTTCGAACGTCGGTCGCGAACTCGATTTTACCGCCCCTGGCGTCGGCATCATTTCTACCTGGATCGACAAGGGATATGCCGTCGAAAGTGGAACCTCGATGGCCTGTCCGGCGGTTACCGGAGCGGGTGCGGCGCTCCTGTCGCGCGATCCCGGTCTGCTAAAGGCCGTGCGCAATTCCCGCCGCGCGCTCGGCATCAAGGAACTCCTCGAACGCTCCGCCCAATCGATGGGGCTGCCCCAGTCCTTTGAGGGGTTGGGTCAGCCCACGATTTGACATAGGATTGGGCTATGCGACGTTACCTATTGCGATATCGCGGCACCGGCCCAAGACCATCGGACGTTCCGGGATTGATCGGGCCGGATGATGGCTTGAGGCTTCTGGAAGCCCTCGGCGACGGATACGTTGTCGAGGGAGAGAAGGCTGCTGTGGACGCATTCCTCGGGCGCCTCAGCGGCTGGTTTAGCGCGCCGGTGAAGCAGTACGGGCGCCCCAAGATCGGCGCCGCGCGCCATGGGCGGATACACCGGCTCGCCGTCTAGGTCCTACGAACCCCTCTGGAAACCTCGCGTCGCGTTTGCACGGCAGTGTCTGACGGCATGCCGCAGAACCTCGAAGCCAGCCGATCGAAGTGCCGCCGCCGTTCTTCCAGCCGGCGTGAGAGCCCGGCCGGACCCCGGGGTCCGGCCGGAGCAGATCAGGCCGCCGTCTGCGCGGCGGACAAGCCGACTTTGAGGGCGTTCAGGCCTTGCAACGCCTGGCGCTGCGCAGCTTCCGCCAGCGCTTCCTGCTGGGCGGCCTGCGCGAAGGCGAGCATCTCACCGGCGAAAGCGATCTGCTCGAGCCACCAGGGCGGCGGCGGTGGCGGCCGATGCAGCAGGATCCAGATCAGCTCCGACAGCGGGACCGAGCCGCAGGTGTCGTCGAACAGCATCTCGGCACCGGACGAGAAGGCTTCGGCCATCGGGCCCGTCACGGCGGCGCCGATCTGGTGCAGCCGGATGGCTGCCATAGAGGCCGACCTCGATCTCGGCAATCCGCCAGGGGCTGGGCTCCGGGTCGGCGCTGTAGCGGTTCTCGGAAAATTCGGTCGCGACATGAGGCCGCGGTGGCCAGGGACGCCCAGGCGGGCGCGTGCCGCACCATGGCCCCTCATCGGCAATACTGAGTAGGGTCTTGAAGCTCATGACTTCCCCCCAGAGGAGATCGCCGAAAATTAGACAATCTCCCAAGAAGATAACTTTATTCTGGCGATACACTTGCGAGATTACGCACAGATGATTTTATTCAACCAAAAGGATGAGATTACATTTCGATCAATAACTTAGAGCCTAATCAGACCGAGATATCGACTATCCCGACACCACGGCGACTAGGGGCAGAACACCATTCCGCCCCATATTTGAGATCATTGTCCGTTTCAGGGCGTTTGCTTCGGTCGGCGCGGCGCGCTCACAGGCCGTCGCGCCGTCCCTTGTGGATGGGGATAGGGGATAAGGATAGGGATGACGCCGTCTCAGCAATCTGGCGATCGGGCTCTTGGACGCGGTATCGGGGCCGCCGTCCTGGTGCTCGCGACCCTGACAGCCATCGCGGTGGTCCCGAGCCGTGCCGACGACCTGGAAGCGGCGACGGCAGCCAGGATGGGCGACTACGCGACCGCAGTCTCCCGCTGGCGGACCTTTGCCCAGCAGGGTGATGCGGATTCGGCCTATCAGCTGGGCCATGCCTATGAGACCGGCCGCGGCGTGCCGCAAGACATGCATCAGGCCGAACAGTGGTACCGCACCGCCGCGGCGGCAGGCTCCGGGGCCGCTGCCTACGCGCTGGGCGTCATGGCCGAGGAGACCGAGGCGCCCAACGGCCTGCCGCAGAACACGGATGCCGCGATCGCCTGGTACTACAAGGCTGAGGCGGCCGGCGATCCACGGGCGGCCGAGCGGCTGGCGGCGCTCGGTGCCGGCGCGATGCCAGAACGGGAACCTGCGGAACGGGAACCGGCGCAGCGCGCGCCGAAAGCCGCCCCGGCGCCGGCTCCAGTGCCCGTTGCCACTCGCCAACCGCCAAGGCCGGAGCCACCGCGACCCGAGGCCCGGCCAGAAGCGCTGCCGCCCGATCCGGCGGCGACCTTCGAGCGGGCAGTCGCGACCTGGCGTGCGCACGGCATCGACGCCAAGGACCCGTCGGTGCTCGAGGCGCTCCAAACCGCGGCGAAACAGGGCTACCCGCTCGCCCAGTACGATCTCGCCTATGCCTATCAGCACGGGCTGGGCGTGTCGGCGGAACCGGCGCGGGCCTATGCCTGGTACCGGCGCGCTGAGAGCTCGAACGGCCCCGCCCGCCTGCGCGAGGCGGCCGCGGCCAACCGCCGCTCGCTCGACAACCGCCTGTCGGATGCGGAGAAGCAGGCGGCGAGCCAGATCGACGAGCCGCAGGCGCGCTGATGCGCCGTTAATTTCGGGAAAGCGGAGCTAATTTCTGGAAGGAGGACCGGGCAGCGCCACCAGCTCCCCGGCCTCGAGCCGCTTGTCCGATGAGAGACCCGGGTTCGCCGCCAGCAACGCTTCAAACGACGGCCGATCGCGCGACGATCGGTAGACGGTCCGATAGATCGAGCGCAGCGTGTCGCCGCGCCGCGCCGGAATGAACAGCACGTCGGCCGATGCGTTCGGCGGCGCGGCCGGCGGGGTCAGTGGCGGCACGGTCGCCGTTTGCGGCGGCACCGCCGGCGCGGTCGGCGTGAGCGTGGTCGGCGGCGGGGCGGTCGGCGACGGGGTTGTCGGTCGCGCCGGTGCTGGCTGCGTGGCCGTCGGTTGCGGCGTTGTCGGCGGCGGGACAGACGGCGCGGCGTTGGGGGTGCCGGTCGTGGTTTCGACAAGCGGCCGCACCGGCGTCTCGTTCGAGATGTTCCAGAGCCAGTAGCCGAGGCCGACCGCTGCCGCCAGCAGGCAGACCGGCACCACCGCACGCGAAATCCGCCGACCGGCCGCCGGCATGAACCGGTCGGGCTCCCCGTCCTCGACGCTGATCGGCGTTCGCACGCGGACCGGCGTCGGCGCCGGCGGCTTGGCGTCGCCGCGGATCGCCGTCTCGGCCGTGGCATAGTCGACCGGCATGCGCCGCTCGGCGAAGCCCGCGCGCAGCACCCGATCGCCGAGCGCCAGCAGCTTGCGCGGAATGCCGCCCGCGGCGATGACGATCGTCTCGATCGCCTCCGGTGTCAGCACCGCCTCCGGCTTCTCTGCCCCGGCTCTTCTCAGCCGCTCCTCGAGCAGGGTCCGCGCCTCGGCTGGCGTAAACGGCGGCAGGCGCACCCGCGCGCTCGCCCGCTTGTCGAGCGCCGCCGCCGCCGGCCGCGAGAACAGGTCGACGAAGGGCGGCGACACGGCAAGCACGATCGACAACGGCGCGTCGTCGGCGTCGCCAAGCTCGGCGAGCGAGCCCAGGGCGCGCAGCGCCTCGTTGGTCAGTTTCTGCGCATCGTCGAGCACGATGACCGTCGCCTGGCCCGCCGAGGCACGGCCAGCAAGCAGGTCTGCCATTTCCTCGAGACGCGGCGGCGGCGCGAACGGCCCGACCAGCCCCTCGCCCAAGGCTTCGAGCAAGGTCCCGCGGTCGAAATCGCGCCGGGCGATCTGCAGCACGCGCACCCGGTCGGTGTCGGCATTGCGCTCATAGGCCCTGAGCAGCTCCGACTTGCCACTGCCGACCCAGCCTTCGAGCGTGATGACGCCGACGCGGCGGCGGACCAGATTGGCAATCGCATCGAGTGCGGCCCGCTGGCTCGCGGTCTCGACCAGGAAAGACCTATCCGCCGCGAGATCGAACGGGGTCTGACGCAGGCCGAAAAAGGTTTGATACATAGTTCGCGCACGCCGTGGAGTGGGATTCGGGGTGCAGGCATAGCCCGCCACGGGTTGTGAACGCTTGCAGTGCGCGACCGTCCCCCTATACCGCTGCGTCATTTTCGCGACACGGGGAATGGCGCCGGTCTTCTTGTCGTCAGGCAGACATGAAATCGTTGGTTGAGGATGGGGCGGCGGAGCGCCCCCTAGCCGAGGCTCTTGCCCTTCCGGTACTGGTAGAGCGCTGCCGTGAACACGCCGATCGACACGACGGTGATGATGACGGTCGCGAGCGCGTTGATCTCCGGGCTCAGGCCGAGGCGCACCTTGGAGAAGATCACGAGCGGCAGCGTGGTCGAGCCGGGGCCGGAAACGAAGGCCGTGATGACCAAGTCGTCGAGGCTGAGCGAGAAGGCGAGCAGCCAGCCCGCGACCAGCGCCGGCGTCATGAGCGGCAGTGTAATGAGGAAGAACACCTGGACCGGGCGGGCGCCCAGGTCCATCGCCGCCTCCTCGACCGAGACGTCCATGCCGGAGAGCCGGCTCTGCACGATGACCGCGACGAAGCTCATGCAAAACGTGATGTGCGCGATGACGATGGTCAGCACGCCGCGGCCGGCCGGCCAGCCGATCGCCTGCTCCAGGCCCACGAACATCAGCAGCATGGAGATGCCGGTGATGATCTCGGGCATGACGAGCGGTGCGGAGACCATGCCGGCGAACAGCGTCCGGCCGCGAAAACTCGTGAAGCGCGAGAGCACGTAGCCCGCGAGCGTGCCGACCACGAGCGCGCCCGTGGCGCTCGCGACCGCAACCCGGAGCGACAGCCAGGCAGCGTCCAGGATCTGTTCGTTATGCGCGAGCTCGCCGTACCATTTGACCGAGAAGCCGGACCAGACGGTGACGAGCTTCGATTCGTTGAACGAGTAGACGACGAGCGTCGCGATCGGCCCATAGAGGAAGATGAGCCCGCAAATGAGTGCTGTCGGCAGGAACCAGCGACCGCGCACGAAACCGTCGATGACGCCGCTGCTGGTCATTGCCCCGTTGCTCATCGTTGGGCCTCCGCTCGGCCCTGTGCCCGCTGCAGCAGCATGAGCGGCACGACCAGCAGCGCCACCATGACGACCGTCACGGCCGACGCCATCGGCCAGTCGCGGTTGGCGAAGAACTCGCTCCAGAGCTGGGTCGAGATGGTGAGCGTGTCGGCGCCGCCGAGCAGTGTCGGGATGATGAATTCGCCGACCGCCGGGATGAAGACCAGCAGCGAGCCCGCGACGATGCCCGGCAGCGACAGCGGCAGGGTCACGGCCCAGAAGGCGCGAAGCGGCCGGGCGCCCAGGTCCATGGCCGCCTCCAGGAGCGACACGTCGAGCTTCTCCAGGGTCGCGTAGAGCGGCAGCACCATGAACGGCAGATAGGCATAGACCATGCCGATGTAGACGGCGGTCTGGGTGTTGAGGATCGTGATCGGCTGGTCGATGACGCCGAGCCAGATCAGGAAATTGTTGAAGAGCCCGTTGTCCTTGAGGATGCCGATCCAGGCGTAGATGCGGATCAGGAACGACGTCCAGAACGGCAGCACGATCATCATCAGCAGCACCGGCCGCAGGTGCTGGCGCGCCCGTGCGATGGCGTAGGCCATCGGATAGCCGATCAGGAGGCAGCAGACCGTGGTAACCGCGGCATTCCGGAGCGAGCTCAGGTACGAGAGCAGATAGATCGGGTCGTCGCTGACGAGCCGGAGGAAATTGTCGAGGTGCAGCGTGATCTGCAGCGCGCTGCTGTCGTCGTCGAACGAGAACAGCGGCGTATAGGGCGGAATGGTCGTGTCGCTGTCGGCGAAGCTGATCTTCAAGACCAGCAGGAACGGCACGAGGAAGAACAGCCCCAGCCAGAGATAGGGTGCCGAGATGACGAGGCCGCGCCTCGGCAGCCGGGCGCGGAGTGCCGCCCAGAGGCCGCTCTTTGGACGCCCGCCCACCGAATGCCCACTCGCCAGACGCCCGCCCTCGCGAAGCCCGTTCATGGGGAGCTCGCTCACGGCTCGACCAGGATCGAGGCCTGGGCCGTCCAGCCGACGATGACCTCCTCGTCGCGCCCGAACGGCTGGTCCCTCCAGCGGCCGAGGTTGGGCGCGGTCGCCGTGACCACTTTGCCGCTCTCGAGCGTCACGTGATAGACGCAGGAATCGCCGAGATAAGCCACGTCGCGCACCCGGCCTGCGAGCCCGTTCGGCAGGTCGAGCCCGTCCGCGGCCTTGGCGAGCCGGAGCTTCTCGGGCCTGACCGCGACGCAGAGGGCGGCGCCCGGCAAATGGCCCGCCGCATGGCTCACGACCAGGTCGGCGCCGGCCTCGGCGCTTTCGATCACGGCATGGTCGGCGAAGCTCTCCCTCAAGCGCCCCTCGAACAGGTTGACCGAGCCGATGAAGTCCGCGACGAAGCGGCTCTGTGGGTATTCGTAGATCTCGCTCGGCGTGCCGACCTGGACGATCTTGCCGTGGTTCATGACGGCGATCCGCGTCGACATGGTCATCGCCTCCTCCTGGTCGTGGGTGACCATGACGAAGGTGATGCCGACCTGCTCCTGAATCAGCCGCAGCTCATACTGCGTCGCCTCGCGCAGCTTCTTGTCGAGCGCCGACAAGGGCTCGTCCAGGAGCAGCACCTTGGGCCGCTTGATGATCGAACGCGCGAGCGCCACGCGCTGGCGCTGGCCGCCAGACAATTGGCCGGGCTTGCGGCGCGCGAGTGCCCCCAGTTGCACGAGCTCCAGCGCCTCACCGACGCGCCGCTTGATCTCGCCCTTCTCGACACCGTCGCGCCGCAGTCCGAAGGCAACGTTGTCCTCGACCGTCATGTGCGGGAAGAGGGCATAGGACTGGAACATCATGTTGACCGGCCGCTCGTAGGGCGGCACGCGGCTCACGTCCTGGCCGTCGATGACGATCGAGCCGGCATCGGGGGTCACGAAGCCCGCGAGCATGCGCAGAAGCGTGGTCTTGCCGCACCCGGACCCGCCCAGGAGCGAGAACAGCTCGCCGCGATGGATGCCGAGGCTCACTTCGTCGACGGCGCGGGTCTCGCCGAAGACCTTCACGAGCTGATCGATCTTGATATG
Coding sequences within it:
- a CDS encoding ABC transporter permease subunit — its product is MNGLREGGRLASGHSVGGRPKSGLWAALRARLPRRGLVISAPYLWLGLFFLVPFLLVLKISFADSDTTIPPYTPLFSFDDDSSALQITLHLDNFLRLVSDDPIYLLSYLSSLRNAAVTTVCCLLIGYPMAYAIARARQHLRPVLLMMIVLPFWTSFLIRIYAWIGILKDNGLFNNFLIWLGVIDQPITILNTQTAVYIGMVYAYLPFMVLPLYATLEKLDVSLLEAAMDLGARPLRAFWAVTLPLSLPGIVAGSLLVFIPAVGEFIIPTLLGGADTLTISTQLWSEFFANRDWPMASAVTVVMVALLVVPLMLLQRAQGRAEAQR
- a CDS encoding ABC transporter ATP-binding protein, which translates into the protein MTTPSVRESEPWRDLSAEAHIKIDQLVKVFGETRAVDEVSLGIHRGELFSLLGGSGCGKTTLLRMLAGFVTPDAGSIVIDGQDVSRVPPYERPVNMMFQSYALFPHMTVEDNVAFGLRRDGVEKGEIKRRVGEALELVQLGALARRKPGQLSGGQRQRVALARSIIKRPKVLLLDEPLSALDKKLREATQYELRLIQEQVGITFVMVTHDQEEAMTMSTRIAVMNHGKIVQVGTPSEIYEYPQSRFVADFIGSVNLFEGRLRESFADHAVIESAEAGADLVVSHAAGHLPGAALCVAVRPEKLRLAKAADGLDLPNGLAGRVRDVAYLGDSCVYHVTLESGKVVTATAPNLGRWRDQPFGRDEEVIVGWTAQASILVEP